GTCGAGCTTCAGATAGGCCTGCATGACATGTTCCTTCAGTTCAGCGCGGTGCCGCGGGTCACGATCTTCGCCAGTCCCGCGATCAGGCGGTCGAGCACGAAGCCGATGATGCCGACATAGAACAGGGCCAGGATGATTTCGCTGATGTGCGAGGAGTTCCAGGCGTCCCAGATGAAGAAGCCGATGCCGACGCCGCCGATCAGCATTTCCGCAGCCACAATCGCCAGCCACGACAGGCCGATGCCGATGCGAAGACCCGTGAAGATGTAGGGCGCCGCCGCCGGGATCATGATCTTCGAGAAGAACTCCAGCGGATTGAGCTGCACGACGGCCGCGACGTTGCGATAATCCTGCGGGATGTTGCGGATGCCGACCGCGGTGTTGATGATGATCGGCCACACCGACGTGATGAAGATGACGAAGATCGCCGAAGGCTGGCCATCACGGAACGCGGCAAGCGACAGCGGCAGCCAGGCGAGCGGCGGGATGGTGCGAAGTACCTGGAACAACGGATCGAGCCCGCGCATCGCCCACACCGACTGCCCGACCAGCGTGCCGAGCGCGATACCGGCGATCGCGGCCAGCGAATAGCCCAGCGCGACGCGCTGCAGCGAGGCGGAGAGATGCCAGAACAGGCCCTTGTCGATGCCGCCGCGGTCGAAGAAGGGATCGAAGATCAGCTCCCTGGTATCCTTGAAGACCCGCGACGGCGGCGGCAGGGTCGAGCCGGCACGACGACAGACCAACTCCCAGAACAATAACAGCAGCGCGAGCACGATGAGCGGCGGCACGACCCGCACCGCGGTCTCCCTCGCCATCTTGATGTACTTTTCGGCACGTGGCGCCGGCTTCGGCGTCATCGTCACGACCGGCGCAGCCGTCGTGGGCGAGGTGACCGGGATTGCCACCGCCGTGGCTTCGGTTTTCATCGCATGCATCGACATTGAAATTGTATCTCCGCGTTTCAATGAGCGGGCCGCGCGCTAGCCGCGCGGCCCGGTTTGGATCAGACCTCAACACGCTTGATCGACAGGGACTTGAGATACGCAGCCGGATTCTCGGGATCGAACACCTTGCCGTCGAAGAAGGTCTCCTTGCCGCGCGAGGTCGAGGTCGGGATATCCGAAGCCGCAACGCCGAGTTCCTTGGCAGCGTCCTTCCAGAGGTCTTCGCGGTTCACCTTGGCGATCAGCGCCTTGCTGTCGAAGCCCGGTTCGTACTTGCCCCAGCGGATGTCCTCGGTCATGAACCAGAGGTCGTGGCTCTGGAACGGATAGGAGGCGTGATCGGCCCAGAACCGCATGATGTGCGGCGAGTTCTCGACCACCTTGCCGGGAATGCCGTAGTCGAACTTGCCCTTGACGCGATCGGTGACGTCATCGACGGGGCAGTTGATCCACTGCCGCTTGGCGCAGATGGCGGCGACCTCGTCACGATTTTCCGGCTTCTCGCACCACTGCTGGGCTTCCAACACGGCCATCAGCAGCGCCTTCGCCGCTTTTGGATATTTGTCGACATAGGCGGCGCGCATGCCGAAGGATTTTTCCGGATGCTTGTTCCAGAGCTCGCCGGTGGTGATGGCGGTGTATCCGATGTTCTGATGGATGAGCTGCAGGTTCCACGGCTCGCATACGCAGAAGCAATCCATGGTACCGACCTTCATGTTGGCGACCATCTGCGGCGGCGGCACCACGATGGTCTCGATGTCCTTGTCGGGATCGATGCCGCCGGCGGCGAGCCAATAGCGGATCCACAGATCGTGGGTGCCGCCCGGGAACGTCATTGCCGCCTTGATCGCTTTGCCTGAGGCTTTCTTCTTGTCCAGCGCAACCTTGAACGGCGCGGTATCGACGCCGACCTTGACGTCCTCATATTCCTTGGCGACCGAGATGCACTGACCGTTCAGATTGAGCCGCGCCAGGATGTACATCGGCGTCGGCTGATTGTTCTGCGTCACCCTGCCGGCCGAAATCAGATACGGCATCGGCGTGAGGATGTGTGCGCCGTCGATGCCATTACCCTCGGAGCCGAGCACGAGGTTGT
This portion of the Bradyrhizobium sp. AZCC 2262 genome encodes:
- the ntrB gene encoding nitrate ABC transporter permease codes for the protein MKTEATAVAIPVTSPTTAAPVVTMTPKPAPRAEKYIKMARETAVRVVPPLIVLALLLLFWELVCRRAGSTLPPPSRVFKDTRELIFDPFFDRGGIDKGLFWHLSASLQRVALGYSLAAIAGIALGTLVGQSVWAMRGLDPLFQVLRTIPPLAWLPLSLAAFRDGQPSAIFVIFITSVWPIIINTAVGIRNIPQDYRNVAAVVQLNPLEFFSKIMIPAAAPYIFTGLRIGIGLSWLAIVAAEMLIGGVGIGFFIWDAWNSSHISEIILALFYVGIIGFVLDRLIAGLAKIVTRGTALN
- a CDS encoding CmpA/NrtA family ABC transporter substrate-binding protein; translated protein: MTKPTIPTSRRGLSRRQLLKAAGGTAALLAAAKLNFPAGAFAQGAGPEVKAAKLGFIALTDASPLFVAKEKGIFAKYGMPDVEVQKQASWGTTRDNLVLGSEGNGIDGAHILTPMPYLISAGRVTQNNQPTPMYILARLNLNGQCISVAKEYEDVKVGVDTAPFKVALDKKKASGKAIKAAMTFPGGTHDLWIRYWLAAGGIDPDKDIETIVVPPPQMVANMKVGTMDCFCVCEPWNLQLIHQNIGYTAITTGELWNKHPEKSFGMRAAYVDKYPKAAKALLMAVLEAQQWCEKPENRDEVAAICAKRQWINCPVDDVTDRVKGKFDYGIPGKVVENSPHIMRFWADHASYPFQSHDLWFMTEDIRWGKYEPGFDSKALIAKVNREDLWKDAAKELGVAASDIPTSTSRGKETFFDGKVFDPENPAAYLKSLSIKRVEV